Sequence from the Rhodanobacter sp. genome:
GGCCGAGACGCGGCGCTTGTGTGTCACTTCCGACAACGGGTTGTTCTGGTCCATGAACTGCGAGAGCTGCGAGGAACCGAAGAACTCCTTCACCGCCGCCGCCACGGGCTTGGCGTTGATCAGGTCCTGCGGCGTCAGGCCGTCGGCCTCGGCGAGGCTCAGGCGCTCGCGCACGGCGCGCTCGACGCGCACCAGGCCGATGCGGAAGGTGTTCTCGGTCATCTCGCCGACCGAACGCACGCGGCGGTTGCCGAGATGGTCGATGTCGTCCACGGTGCCGTGGCCGTTCTTGATCTCGATCAGCACCTTCAGCACGTCGAGGATGTCGGACGTCGCGCCCTGCTCCTTGACCAGGCGCTGGCACTCCTCTTCCTTGCGGTCACCGAAGTACTTGTGGTCGTACAGCACGCCGGGGCCGAGGATGTCCTTGCGGCCCACGCGGCGGTTGAACTTCATGCGGCCCACGGCCGACAGGTCGTAGCGGTCGAAGGTGAAGAACAGGTTGAAGAACAGGTTCTGCGCGGCGTCTTTCGTCGGCGGCTCGCCCGGGCGCATCATGCGGTAGATCTCCACCAGCGCCTCGAGCGGCGTCTTGGTGCTGTCGATGCGCAAGGTGTGCGAGATGTACGCGCCGCGGTCGAGGTCGTTCACGTACAGCGTCGGCACCGTCTCGATGCCGGCCTTGCGGAACTTCTCCAGCTGCTCGGCGCTGATCTCGTCGTTGGCCGCGGCCAGCAGTTCGCCGGTCTTGGCGTCGACGATGTCGGTGGCGAGGATGCGGCCGACCGGGTAGTCGTCCGGCACTTCCAGCGCGGTGATGTTCTCGGCCGCCAGCTGGCGCACGTGGCGCGCGGTGATGCGCTTGCCGGCTTCCACCAGCACCTTGCCGCCGATCGCGAGGTCGAACGACAGCGTCTCGCCGCGCAGGCGCTCGGCCACCAGCTCCAGCGTGGTGCCGCCCTTGGCGCCGAGATGGAACACGTTGTGCTCGAAGAAGATGGCCAGCATCTCTTCGTTGGTGTAGCCCAGCGCGCGCAGCAGCACGGTCACCGGCAACTTGCGGCGACGGTCGATGCGGGTGAACAGCGCGTCCTTCGGATCGAACTCGAAGTCCAGCCAGGAGCCGCGGTAGGGGATCACGCGGGCCGAGAACAGCAGCTTGCCCGAGCTGTGCGTCTTGCCGCGGTCGTGATCGAAGAACACGCCGGGCGAACGGTGCAGCTGCGAGACGATGACGCGCTCGGTGCCGTTGATGATGAAGGTGCCGGTGTCGGTCATGAGCGGGATCTCGCCCATGTAGACCTCCTGCTCCTTGACGTACTTCACCGCCTTCTTCGAGGCCGGGCTGTCCTTGTCGTAGATCACCAGGCGCACGGTGACGCGCAGCGGCGCACCGAAGGTCATGCCGCGGTTGCGGCACTCGCGCTCGTCGAAGCCCGGCTCGCCGAGGCGGTAGTCGACATATTCCAGTGCGGCGTTGCCCGAATAGCTCACGATCGGGAACACCGACTTCAAGGCGGCATGCAGACCCTTGTCTTCGCGCTGCTTCGGAGCGACGTGCTCCTGCAGGAATTCCCGGTAGGAGTCGGTCTGGATGGTCAGCAGGTTGGGCACGCCCAGCACGGGGGGCCGCTTGCCGAAATCCTTGCGGATGCGCTTCTTCTCGGTAAACGAGTAGGTCATGGGTTGACGCCTCGGTTCGCAGTGGCGCCGGTGGTGCACGCACCGGCTGAAATGGTGAAGACTTGATCTGGGGGATCGCGGTTGTCGACTCTTGGCGAATCGACAGCCGCGATGCCTCAAAAGCAAAAGCGTCCGTGCCTGATGTGTCCGGAATGGGCTCCTGCCCATTTCGGACTCGCCCGCCAAAGACGGGCTCCGATGAATCGGGCACTTGTGCCCGATTCACGGCGGGCCATCCTGGCCCGCGGCAGCGCTTCGCGCCGCCCGGCTCCTTAAGCGGCCAAAGCCCGGGAGCTTTCGCCCCCAGGCTTGGCTTGCGCTAGGTCGGACCGACGGCGCGCAAGGCGCCGATTACTTCAGTTCGACCGTGGCGCCGGCAGCTTCGAGGTCCTTCTTGAACTTCGCAGCGTCTTCCTTCGAAGCGGCTTCCTTCACGACGCCACCGGCCTCGGTGAGGTCCTTGGCTTCCTTCAGGCCCAGGCCGGTGATGGCGCGGACGGCCTTGATCACGTCGACCTTCTTGTCGCCGGCGGACTTCAGGATCACGTCGAACTCGGTCTGCTCTTCGGCAGCCGGGGCGGCAGCGCCACCGGCAGCGGCCACGGCCACCGGGGCAGCGGCGGACACGCCAAACTTCTCTTCGATGGCCTTCACCAGCTCCATCACTTCCATCAGCGACTTGGCGGCGACGGCTTCAACGATTTGTTCGTTGCTCAGGGACATGTTGATTTCCTCTGGAAATTGATTCGAATGGGATAAGCGTCGAGCTTAGGCTTCCGCCGTGGCTTCCGCGGCGACTTCGCCGCCGCCCTGCTTGTCGGCCACGGCCTTGACGGCGCGGGCGAACATCGCAGCGGGCTCGGCGAGCACGCGGGCCAGCATGGCCAGGGCTTCTTCGCGGGTCGGCAGCGAGGCCAGCACGTCGACGTGCGCGGCCGGCAGCAGCTTGCCTTCCACGGAGACGACCCGGGCCTTGAGCTTGTCGTTGGTCTTCGCGAATTCCTTGATCAGGCGACCGGCGGCGCCGGGCTCCTCGGTCGAGAACGCGTACAGCAGCGGACCGGTCAGGGCGTCCTTGACGACCTCGAACTCGGTGCCCGCCACGGCGCGCGACGCCAGCGTGTTCTTGACGACTTTCAGGAACACGCCGGTCTCGCGGGCCTTCTTGCGCATCGCGGTCATTTGTTCGACCGTGGTGCCCGCGTACTCGGCAGCGACCAGGGAGTGAGCCTTCGCGGCGACTTCTGCCAGCTCGGCGACTACTTCTTGCTTCTGGGACAGATTGAGAGCCATTGCACTCCTCCAAATGAACTCCGCTCACGGCTCCTGCCGCTTGCGGTCCTCGGCGACGCCGTCCGTGACGTCGGGGACGTGGGGCGTCCCGGGTGGTGGCCTTTCCAGAACGACGAATCATTCCAGTGGGGGCGACACCATCTGCGCAGGCCGGATGCGGACACCCGATTAAGCGACCGGCTTGGCGGCGACGGCGATTCCCTGCCATGAGCGAGCTCCCTGCCCGTCGTCGTCGCGCACTGGTCGCGCCTGCGGTCTTTGACGGCTGTCCGGCCGTGCGGCCGGACTGCCCTCAAAAACGACCCGCCCGGCAAACTGCCGCGCGGGAAAACACTTGTTACTTCGTCGCGACGCTCAACGACGAGGTATCGACGGTAACGCCGACGCCCATCGTGCTCGACAGCGCGACCTTCTGCAGGTACTGGCCCTTGGCCGTGGCCGGCTTGGCCTTCAGCAGATCGTTGACCAACGCATTGAGGTTGTCCGCGAGCTGCGCAGCCTCGAACGTGGCCTTGCCGATGGTGGCGTGGATGATGCCCGCCTTGTCGTTGCGGAACTTCACCTGGCCGGCCTTGGCGTTCTTCACCGCGGTGGCGACGTCGGCGGTGACCGAGCCGTCCTTCGGGTTCGGCATCAGGCCGCGCGGGCCGAGCAACTGGCCCAGTTTGCCGACCACGCGCATCGCGTCCGGCGTGGCGATCACGCGACCGAAGTCGAGATCGCCGGCCTGCATGCGCTCGGCCAGGTCGTCCATGCCGACGGCATCGGCACCGGCGGCCTTGGCGGCCTCGGCCTTTTCACCAGCCGGCACGAACACCGCGACCTTGACGGTCTTGCCGGTGCCGTGCGGCAGCAGCGAGGAGCCGCGCACGCCCTGGTCGGACTTCTTGGCGTCGATGCCGAGGCGCACGGCCACGTCGACGGATTCCGCGAACTTCGCCTTGGCGTTGTCCTTGACGATCTTCAGGGCCTCTTCGAGACCGTAGACCTTGCCCGGCTGCACAGCGGCCTGGGCGGCCTTCATACGCTTGGTGATCTTTGCCATGTCTTAACCCTCCACCACCAGGCCCATGCTGCGCGCGCTACCGGCAATGGTGCGCACCGCGGCGTCCAGATCGGCAGCCGTCAGATCCGGCTCCTTCTGCTTCGCAACGTCTTCCAACTGCTTGCGGGTGATCTTGCCGACCTTGTCGGTGTTCGGCTTGGAAGAGCCCTTGGCGACGCCGGTGGCCTTCTTGATGAGGACCGTGGCGGGCGGGGTCTTGGTGATGAAGGTGAAGCTGCGATCGGAGTACGCGGTGATGATGACCGGGATCGGCAGACCCGGCTCCATCTTCTGCGTCGCGGCGTTGAACGCCTTGCAGAACTCCATGATGTTCAGGCCACGCTGACCCAGCGCCGGACCGACCGGCGGGCTGGGGTTGGCCTGACCGGCCTTGACCTGCAGCTTGATGTAGCCGACTACTTTCTTTGCCATTGGATTTTCCTCGCGAGTTCAGGCGCCTTGCGGCTCCTCGCCAGACAACGTCCCTGGTTGGGAGGGAAACCCGCATCCCGCGGATTCCTTGAAACACGGACACGCCGGGTCGAAAGACCCCGGCGGGAACCGTGCAGTATAAAGATTGACCAGCCGCCCGGCAAGCTTTGCGCCGGGAAGCGCCCTCTCAGGCCTTTTCGACCTGTCCGAACTCCAGCTCCACCGGGGTGGAACGACCGAAGATCAGCACTGCCACGCGGAGGCGGCTCTTCTCGTAGTTGACTTCCTCGACCACGCCATTGAAGTCGTTGAACGGGCCGTCGACGACGCGCACCATTTCGCCCGGCTCGAACAGCACCTTGGGCTTGGGCTTCTCCACGCCTTCGCGCACGCGGCTCAGGATGACGTCGGCCTCGCTGTCGCGGATCGGCAGCGGCTTGTCGGCGGTGCCGCCGATGAAGCCCATCACCTTGGGGGTTTCCTTGACCAGGTGCCAGCATTCGTCGTCGATGCGCGGCGCCTTGCCCTCGGTATTGGTCTCGATCTGCACCAAGACGTAACCCGGAAAGAATTTGCGATCGCTGCGACGCTTC
This genomic interval carries:
- the nusG gene encoding transcription termination/antitermination protein NusG — protein: MSKRWYVVHAYSGFENQVRRALSERIQRAGMEEKFGEVLVPTEEVIEMRGGQKRRSDRKFFPGYVLVQIETNTEGKAPRIDDECWHLVKETPKVMGFIGGTADKPLPIRDSEADVILSRVREGVEKPKPKVLFEPGEMVRVVDGPFNDFNGVVEEVNYEKSRLRVAVLIFGRSTPVELEFGQVEKA
- the rplL gene encoding 50S ribosomal protein L7/L12, with the translated sequence MSLSNEQIVEAVAAKSLMEVMELVKAIEEKFGVSAAAPVAVAAAGGAAAPAAEEQTEFDVILKSAGDKKVDVIKAVRAITGLGLKEAKDLTEAGGVVKEAASKEDAAKFKKDLEAAGATVELK
- the rplJ gene encoding 50S ribosomal protein L10, yielding MALNLSQKQEVVAELAEVAAKAHSLVAAEYAGTTVEQMTAMRKKARETGVFLKVVKNTLASRAVAGTEFEVVKDALTGPLLYAFSTEEPGAAGRLIKEFAKTNDKLKARVVSVEGKLLPAAHVDVLASLPTREEALAMLARVLAEPAAMFARAVKAVADKQGGGEVAAEATAEA
- the rplK gene encoding 50S ribosomal protein L11 — its product is MAKKVVGYIKLQVKAGQANPSPPVGPALGQRGLNIMEFCKAFNAATQKMEPGLPIPVIITAYSDRSFTFITKTPPATVLIKKATGVAKGSSKPNTDKVGKITRKQLEDVAKQKEPDLTAADLDAAVRTIAGSARSMGLVVEG
- the rplA gene encoding 50S ribosomal protein L1 — translated: MAKITKRMKAAQAAVQPGKVYGLEEALKIVKDNAKAKFAESVDVAVRLGIDAKKSDQGVRGSSLLPHGTGKTVKVAVFVPAGEKAEAAKAAGADAVGMDDLAERMQAGDLDFGRVIATPDAMRVVGKLGQLLGPRGLMPNPKDGSVTADVATAVKNAKAGQVKFRNDKAGIIHATIGKATFEAAQLADNLNALVNDLLKAKPATAKGQYLQKVALSSTMGVGVTVDTSSLSVATK